A stretch of the Aegilops tauschii subsp. strangulata cultivar AL8/78 chromosome 4, Aet v6.0, whole genome shotgun sequence genome encodes the following:
- the LOC109739365 gene encoding uncharacterized protein isoform X3, producing MDSSLGSHVTVIPDWVGDLGESVGPVDYGCVRRCRHRRLATYLWLHGFRDALRGLLNETDAYMSVIHLSRLVRQGLWDDAIAYVSRFLRPTSHPQSDEAQVLLHFLKHHAAFASMVAGVPDRNLTYFNRKYNTRYLKHDDSVSHDALRIRSIVLSILHSEQVRSSLDWERVRWKASQIVKHLAYKAPELKSLVILPAGSMMPHDVLPIGFRYRRRRHVKEQDLPRPKTLAKIFLRTKKRLPSSTRSHEINRGLTDKTRKWHADLIDESLQAGLELQSSGKEGVPGATVSQTMSNTLTNAGAPVPSVSQTMSGTLTVPAKIYGAAVAAVSQAVNLTSHAENAGISAVTNAGTNKVLSSENSNLRKHPRTEQAAFEQGPRPKTQRSSGAFGEACLAGIVLEDPKHEVEQS from the exons ATGGATTCGTCGTTGGGGAGCCACGTCACGGTCATCCCCGATTGGGTGGGCGACTTGGGCGAGTCCGTCGGCCCCGTCGACTACGGCTGCGTGCGCCGGTGCCGTCACCGCCGCCTCGCCACCTACCTCTGGCTCCACGGCTTCCGCGACGCCCTGCGAGG GCTGCTCAACGAGACGGACGCGTACATGAGCGTCATCCACCTGTCGCGGCTGGTGCGGCAGGGCCTGTGGGACGACGCCATCGCCTACGTCTCCCGCTTCCTGCGCCCGACCTCGCACCCGCAGAGCGACGAGGCACAGGTGCTCCTCCACTTCCTCAAGCACCACGCCGCCTTCGCCAGCATGGTCGCCGGCGTGCCCGACCGCAACCTCACCTACTTCAACCGCAAGTACAACACACGGTACCTCAAGCACGACGACTCCGTCTCCCACGACGCCCTCCGGATCCGCTCCATCGTCCTCTCCATTCTCCACTCGGAACAAGTCAG GTCCTCCCTGGACTGGGAGCGCGTTCGTTGGAAGGCCTCTCAAATCGTCAAACACTTGGCTTACAAGGCTCCTGAGTTGAAAAGCCTGGTCATATTGCCGGCCGGCTCAATGATGCCACACGATGTACTTCCCATCGGATTCAG GTACCGTCGGAGGCGCCACGTCAAGGAACAAGACCTGCCAAGACCTAAAACACTGGCCAAGATCTTCCTTAGGACCAAGAAGAG GCTGCCTTCGTCAACTCGCAGTCACGAGATAAACAGGG GATTGACAGACAAAACAAGGAAGTGGCACGCAGATCTTATTG ATGAAAGCTTGCAGGCTGGTCTGGAACTTCAATCAAGTGGGAAGGAAG GTGTTCCTGGTGCTACAGTCTCGCAGACCATGTCGAATACCTTGACAAATGCAG GTGCTCCTGTTCCTTCAGTTTCACAGACTATGTCTGGTACATTGACAGTTCCtgctaaaatatatg GTGCTGCTGTTGCTGCAGTCTCACAGGCAGTGAACTTGACAAGCCATGCTGAAAACGCTGGTATCTCGGCAGTGACAAATGCAG GCACAAATAAGGTTTTGAGTTCGGAAAATTCCAATCTCAGAAAGCATCCAAGGACAGAACAAGCAGCTTTTGAGCAAGGTCCTCGTCCAAAAACACAACGGTCAAGTGGGGCTTTTGGTGAAGCATGTCTG GCTGGTATTGTCCTGGAAGATCCTAAGCATGAAGTTGAGCAATCCTAA
- the LOC109739365 gene encoding uncharacterized protein isoform X1, whose amino-acid sequence MDSSLGSHVTVIPDWVGDLGESVGPVDYGCVRRCRHRRLATYLWLHGFRDALRGLLNETDAYMSVIHLSRLVRQGLWDDAIAYVSRFLRPTSHPQSDEAQVLLHFLKHHAAFASMVAGVPDRNLTYFNRKYNTRYLKHDDSVSHDALRIRSIVLSILHSEQVRSSLDWERVRWKASQIVKHLAYKAPELKSLVILPAGSMMPHDVLPIGFRYRRRRHVKEQDLPRPKTLAKIFLRTKKRLPSSTRSHEINRGLTDKTRKWHADLIDESLQAGLELQSSGKEGVPGATVSQTMSNTLTNAGAPVPSVSQTMSGTLTVPAKIYGAAVAAVSQAVNLTSHAENAGISAVTNAGTNKVLSSENSNLRKHPRTEQAAFEQGPRPKTQRSSGAFGEACLASVTKVGACSQAGIVLEDPKHEVEQS is encoded by the exons ATGGATTCGTCGTTGGGGAGCCACGTCACGGTCATCCCCGATTGGGTGGGCGACTTGGGCGAGTCCGTCGGCCCCGTCGACTACGGCTGCGTGCGCCGGTGCCGTCACCGCCGCCTCGCCACCTACCTCTGGCTCCACGGCTTCCGCGACGCCCTGCGAGG GCTGCTCAACGAGACGGACGCGTACATGAGCGTCATCCACCTGTCGCGGCTGGTGCGGCAGGGCCTGTGGGACGACGCCATCGCCTACGTCTCCCGCTTCCTGCGCCCGACCTCGCACCCGCAGAGCGACGAGGCACAGGTGCTCCTCCACTTCCTCAAGCACCACGCCGCCTTCGCCAGCATGGTCGCCGGCGTGCCCGACCGCAACCTCACCTACTTCAACCGCAAGTACAACACACGGTACCTCAAGCACGACGACTCCGTCTCCCACGACGCCCTCCGGATCCGCTCCATCGTCCTCTCCATTCTCCACTCGGAACAAGTCAG GTCCTCCCTGGACTGGGAGCGCGTTCGTTGGAAGGCCTCTCAAATCGTCAAACACTTGGCTTACAAGGCTCCTGAGTTGAAAAGCCTGGTCATATTGCCGGCCGGCTCAATGATGCCACACGATGTACTTCCCATCGGATTCAG GTACCGTCGGAGGCGCCACGTCAAGGAACAAGACCTGCCAAGACCTAAAACACTGGCCAAGATCTTCCTTAGGACCAAGAAGAG GCTGCCTTCGTCAACTCGCAGTCACGAGATAAACAGGG GATTGACAGACAAAACAAGGAAGTGGCACGCAGATCTTATTG ATGAAAGCTTGCAGGCTGGTCTGGAACTTCAATCAAGTGGGAAGGAAG GTGTTCCTGGTGCTACAGTCTCGCAGACCATGTCGAATACCTTGACAAATGCAG GTGCTCCTGTTCCTTCAGTTTCACAGACTATGTCTGGTACATTGACAGTTCCtgctaaaatatatg GTGCTGCTGTTGCTGCAGTCTCACAGGCAGTGAACTTGACAAGCCATGCTGAAAACGCTGGTATCTCGGCAGTGACAAATGCAG GCACAAATAAGGTTTTGAGTTCGGAAAATTCCAATCTCAGAAAGCATCCAAGGACAGAACAAGCAGCTTTTGAGCAAGGTCCTCGTCCAAAAACACAACGGTCAAGTGGGGCTTTTGGTGAAGCATGTCTG GCGTCGGTGACTAAAGTTGGAGCGTGCTCGCAGGCTGGTATTGTCCTGGAAGATCCTAAGCATGAAGTTGAGCAATCCTAA
- the LOC109739365 gene encoding uncharacterized protein isoform X2, whose product MDSSLGSHVTVIPDWVGDLGESVGPVDYGCVRRCRHRRLATYLWLHGFRDALRGLLNETDAYMSVIHLSRLVRQGLWDDAIAYVSRFLRPTSHPQSDEAQVLLHFLKHHAAFASMVAGVPDRNLTYFNRKYNTRYLKHDDSVSHDALRIRSIVLSILHSEQVRSSLDWERVRWKASQIVKHLAYKAPELKSLVILPAGSMMPHDVLPIGFRYRRRRHVKEQDLPRPKTLAKIFLRTKKRLPSSTRSHEINRGLTDKTRKWHADLIDESLQAGLELQSSGKEGVPGATVSQTMSNTLTNAGAPVPSVSQTMSGAAVAAVSQAVNLTSHAENAGISAVTNAGTNKVLSSENSNLRKHPRTEQAAFEQGPRPKTQRSSGAFGEACLASVTKVGACSQAGIVLEDPKHEVEQS is encoded by the exons ATGGATTCGTCGTTGGGGAGCCACGTCACGGTCATCCCCGATTGGGTGGGCGACTTGGGCGAGTCCGTCGGCCCCGTCGACTACGGCTGCGTGCGCCGGTGCCGTCACCGCCGCCTCGCCACCTACCTCTGGCTCCACGGCTTCCGCGACGCCCTGCGAGG GCTGCTCAACGAGACGGACGCGTACATGAGCGTCATCCACCTGTCGCGGCTGGTGCGGCAGGGCCTGTGGGACGACGCCATCGCCTACGTCTCCCGCTTCCTGCGCCCGACCTCGCACCCGCAGAGCGACGAGGCACAGGTGCTCCTCCACTTCCTCAAGCACCACGCCGCCTTCGCCAGCATGGTCGCCGGCGTGCCCGACCGCAACCTCACCTACTTCAACCGCAAGTACAACACACGGTACCTCAAGCACGACGACTCCGTCTCCCACGACGCCCTCCGGATCCGCTCCATCGTCCTCTCCATTCTCCACTCGGAACAAGTCAG GTCCTCCCTGGACTGGGAGCGCGTTCGTTGGAAGGCCTCTCAAATCGTCAAACACTTGGCTTACAAGGCTCCTGAGTTGAAAAGCCTGGTCATATTGCCGGCCGGCTCAATGATGCCACACGATGTACTTCCCATCGGATTCAG GTACCGTCGGAGGCGCCACGTCAAGGAACAAGACCTGCCAAGACCTAAAACACTGGCCAAGATCTTCCTTAGGACCAAGAAGAG GCTGCCTTCGTCAACTCGCAGTCACGAGATAAACAGGG GATTGACAGACAAAACAAGGAAGTGGCACGCAGATCTTATTG ATGAAAGCTTGCAGGCTGGTCTGGAACTTCAATCAAGTGGGAAGGAAG GTGTTCCTGGTGCTACAGTCTCGCAGACCATGTCGAATACCTTGACAAATGCAG GTGCTCCTGTTCCTTCAGTTTCACAGACTATGTCTG GTGCTGCTGTTGCTGCAGTCTCACAGGCAGTGAACTTGACAAGCCATGCTGAAAACGCTGGTATCTCGGCAGTGACAAATGCAG GCACAAATAAGGTTTTGAGTTCGGAAAATTCCAATCTCAGAAAGCATCCAAGGACAGAACAAGCAGCTTTTGAGCAAGGTCCTCGTCCAAAAACACAACGGTCAAGTGGGGCTTTTGGTGAAGCATGTCTG GCGTCGGTGACTAAAGTTGGAGCGTGCTCGCAGGCTGGTATTGTCCTGGAAGATCCTAAGCATGAAGTTGAGCAATCCTAA
- the LOC109756311 gene encoding uncharacterized protein, producing the protein MLPLAAARACLSSPAPPRPRPPSRAAPLSPLPRRRSTATLPRPARLPLLRPLWAAAGAGASSRPARDRVIDFGKHKGQMLGTLPPSYLRWVVAELDYGDTAAWARLAREVLDDPVYVDRVEWEHAHRFLRGDSKFDYVYDDDGDGPLQEMAERFGWDLSDEDGWGRLDFRLLGTSYGGRIPRKADRRQSTGSSGNRPPRGGGALFDAGAADADGPRGKRDERRERMRTRREEQVRTAKLDVLGAKAGGALGTARKARIGAAAKKEILGLGRGGERAAPLKGGEGGNPFPGRQAFLDKVRKLKGDDS; encoded by the coding sequence ATGCTCCCGCTCGCCGCCGCAAGGGCCTGCCTTTCCTCCCCGGCGCCGCCGCGGCCGAGACCCCCATCCCGAGCGGCGCCTCTCTCCCCCCTTCCCCGTCGCCGCTCCACCGCCACGCTGCCCAGACCCGCCAGGCTCCCCCTCCTCCGTCCGCTCTGGGCCGCCGCGGGCGCGGGCGCGTCCTCGCGGCCCGCGAGGGACCGCGTCATCGACTTCGGCAAGCACAAGGGGCAGATGCTGGGCACGCTGCCGCCGTCCTACCTGCGCTGGGTGGTCGCGGAGCTCGACTACGGGGACACGGCGGCCTGGGCGCGCCTGGCGCGCGAGGTGCTCGACGACCCCGTCTACGTCGACCGCGTGGAGTGGGAGCACGCGCACCGCTTCCTCCGCGGCGACTCCAAGTTCGACTACGTCtacgacgacgacggcgacgggccgCTCCAGGAGATGGCCGAGCGCTTCGGCTGGGACCTCTCCGACGAGGACGGCTGGGGCCGCCTCGACTTCCGTCTGCTCGGCACCTCCTACGGCGGCCGCATCCCGAGGAAGGCCGACCGGCGCCAGAGCACCGGCAGCAGCGGCAACAGACCcccccgcggcggcggcgccctgTTCGACGCCGGGGCGGCCGACGCGGACGGCCCGAGGGGCAAGAGGGACGAGAGGAGGGAGCGGATGCGGACGAGGAGGGAGGAGCAGGTGAGGACGGCCAAACTGGATGTGCTCGGCGCGAAGGCTGGCGGCGCACTGGGGACGGCGAGGAAGGCCCGCATTGGTGCGGCGGCAAAGAAGGAGATCCTGGGGCTGGGGCGCGGcggcgagagggcggcgccgctgAAAGGCGGCGAGGGAGGGAACCCGTTCCCCGGCCGGCAAGCCTTCCTCGACAAGGTCAGGAAGCTCAAGGGCGATGATAGCTAG